One genomic segment of Acinetobacter sp. C26M includes these proteins:
- a CDS encoding glutamine amidotransferase, producing the protein MTLAAHMKTVYAIQHLAFEDLGSLEDIFYQLGFRVRYFEAGVDDLSPALHYDGLTVILGGPIGVYETEDYPFLEDEIAGLKQRLKANKPTIGICLGAQLIALALGAKVYAGHQKEIGWSKLDIKVVETNPLAALENVEVLHWHGDTFDLPENSTLLASSAIYPNQAFSVGNNILALQFHLEIAEQSFEKWLIGHTCEIRHAGLSIPQLRQDNQAYAAQLEQQCRLVIQTFLDNLNV; encoded by the coding sequence ATGACCCTCGCTGCTCACATGAAAACCGTTTATGCCATTCAACATCTCGCTTTTGAAGATTTAGGTTCATTAGAAGATATTTTTTATCAATTAGGTTTTCGCGTCCGTTATTTTGAAGCGGGTGTTGATGATCTGAGCCCCGCTCTTCATTATGATGGCTTAACAGTGATTCTCGGTGGACCAATCGGTGTTTATGAAACCGAGGACTATCCGTTTTTAGAGGATGAAATTGCCGGGCTAAAACAGCGCTTAAAAGCCAATAAACCCACCATTGGAATTTGTTTGGGTGCACAGCTCATTGCACTCGCACTCGGTGCAAAAGTCTATGCTGGACACCAAAAAGAGATTGGTTGGAGCAAATTAGACATTAAAGTGGTTGAGACGAATCCCTTAGCAGCATTAGAAAACGTTGAAGTCTTGCACTGGCATGGCGATACCTTTGACTTACCTGAAAATAGCACGCTATTGGCAAGTTCAGCGATCTATCCAAACCAAGCTTTTTCTGTGGGAAATAATATCTTGGCCTTGCAGTTCCATCTTGAAATCGCTGAGCAAAGTTTTGAGAAATGGCTCATTGGGCATACCTGTGAAATACGCCATGCAGGTTTATCCATTCCTCAATTACGTCAAGATAATCAGGCTTATGCAGCACAGTTAGAGCAGCAGTGCCGACTGGTAATTCAAACTTTCTTAGACAATCTGAATGTTTAA
- a CDS encoding alpha/beta hydrolase, with amino-acid sequence MTTSNLYEYQTDILGEDYQQLTLNFADDYDGKVVATLVRKKAVEATRKAVLYIHGFADYFFQKEMAEQFNQHGYDFYALDLRKYGRSKLPHQKLYYVLDLREYDAEISKALEIIGQENHNQVVLAGHSTGGLIATLYAAHYPDHRLIKAVWNNSPFYDFYKSVIEKKVGIPLLSEVGKRLPNAKFPSGLNPWYTPSLHKDFYGEWDFNLDWKPKTMPFVHLCFVTAIHEAQKEIHQGVTLNVPTLIMHSHQSKFPKKWGIDAQQSDVILDVNDMTQNAKKMKGDVQTLSIQNGLHDLVLSAPPVREQVYQQLFAWLSEKNK; translated from the coding sequence ATGACTACTTCAAATCTTTATGAATATCAAACAGATATACTTGGTGAAGATTATCAACAACTAACGTTAAATTTCGCTGATGATTATGATGGAAAAGTTGTTGCAACTTTAGTTCGCAAGAAGGCCGTTGAAGCGACTAGAAAAGCAGTTTTATATATTCATGGTTTTGCAGACTATTTTTTTCAAAAAGAAATGGCTGAACAATTTAATCAGCATGGTTACGATTTTTACGCACTTGACCTTAGAAAATATGGTCGTTCAAAACTCCCTCATCAAAAACTCTACTACGTTTTAGATTTACGCGAATATGATGCTGAAATCAGTAAAGCACTCGAAATCATCGGTCAAGAAAATCACAATCAGGTTGTATTAGCAGGACATTCTACAGGCGGTTTAATTGCAACTTTATATGCTGCACATTATCCTGACCATCGTTTAATTAAAGCGGTCTGGAACAACAGTCCATTTTATGATTTCTATAAAAGTGTCATTGAGAAAAAAGTCGGAATTCCCTTACTCAGTGAAGTGGGTAAACGCTTGCCCAATGCTAAATTCCCAAGTGGCTTAAATCCATGGTACACCCCTAGCTTGCATAAAGATTTTTACGGCGAATGGGATTTCAATCTGGATTGGAAACCAAAAACCATGCCTTTTGTACACCTCTGTTTTGTCACAGCGATTCACGAAGCACAAAAAGAAATCCATCAAGGTGTGACCTTAAATGTGCCTACCTTAATCATGCATTCACATCAATCCAAATTCCCTAAAAAATGGGGCATTGATGCCCAACAGAGTGATGTGATTCTGGATGTCAATGATATGACTCAGAATGCAAAAAAAATGAAAGGTGATGTACAAACCCTATCTATTCAAAACGGTTTGCATGACCTTGTGCTGTCTGCACCACCTGTACGCGAGCAGGTTTATCAACAACTTTTTGCATGGCTATCTGAAAAAAACAAATAA
- a CDS encoding AAA family ATPase, translating to MKQETALKLLKAGENVFLTGSAGAGKTYTLNQYIHYLKARKVPVAITASTGIAATHMNGMTIHTWAGIGIKDRLSDDDLKRMKERKYLKEHLENAQVLIIDEISMLHAKQLNLVNQVLKYFKESDEAFGGIQVIVAGDFFQLPPVGKKDESNRDKFCFMSEAWVEAKFRVCYLTEQHRQDDEILNQILNAIRAQNIQTNHLTALQQSRQHDIGETFTRLYTHNMDVDNINYQHLNEIDNESHQFNAVVDGNEKLMETLKSSVRAPEELTLKKNAKVMFVKNNFDMGYINGSLGEVIGFEEDDKQGILPKVKLTDGTTFLVEPETWSIENEAGKAIASFQQIPLRLAWAITIHKSQGMTLEAAEINLSHTFEKGQGYVALSRLKSLTGLKLLGFNDQALELDSLAIKADRRFQELSTEAEANFENIDLSTQHNAFIRHCGGTLNATEIARNEKKIAKGAKQNYAAATLDETRTLFEEGYEIEDIAHERGLTPATIINHLARLHKEQGLDISVASPGDEVIEEVRKIYKRLHKRKNPEHFTDDGSIKLRPIVEATSPRMAYDQVRLALLFIE from the coding sequence ATGAAACAAGAGACTGCACTCAAGTTACTCAAGGCTGGGGAAAATGTTTTTTTAACGGGCTCAGCAGGTGCAGGAAAAACCTATACGCTTAATCAGTACATTCATTATCTCAAAGCACGTAAAGTGCCTGTGGCGATCACTGCATCCACAGGGATTGCGGCGACGCATATGAATGGCATGACCATCCATACTTGGGCCGGGATCGGGATTAAAGACCGCCTAAGTGATGATGATCTGAAACGGATGAAAGAGCGTAAATATTTAAAAGAGCATTTAGAAAATGCCCAAGTCTTGATTATTGATGAAATTTCAATGCTGCATGCCAAGCAATTGAATTTGGTTAATCAGGTATTGAAATACTTTAAAGAAAGTGATGAAGCCTTTGGCGGCATTCAAGTCATTGTTGCGGGAGATTTCTTCCAGTTACCACCAGTTGGTAAAAAAGATGAAAGCAACCGTGATAAATTTTGTTTTATGTCAGAGGCTTGGGTCGAAGCTAAATTCCGTGTCTGTTATTTGACAGAACAGCATCGTCAGGATGATGAAATCCTCAATCAGATTCTCAATGCAATCCGTGCACAGAATATTCAGACGAATCATCTCACTGCATTACAACAATCGCGTCAGCACGATATTGGTGAGACCTTTACCCGTTTATATACGCACAATATGGATGTCGATAATATTAATTATCAGCATCTGAATGAAATTGATAATGAAAGCCATCAATTCAATGCAGTGGTTGATGGCAATGAAAAGCTGATGGAAACCTTAAAATCTTCGGTGCGAGCGCCTGAAGAACTGACCTTGAAAAAAAATGCCAAAGTCATGTTTGTTAAAAACAACTTTGATATGGGCTATATCAATGGCAGTTTGGGTGAAGTCATTGGCTTTGAAGAAGATGATAAGCAGGGCATTCTGCCTAAAGTGAAGTTGACTGATGGCACAACATTTTTAGTCGAACCTGAAACGTGGTCGATTGAAAATGAAGCGGGTAAGGCGATTGCCAGTTTCCAACAAATTCCGTTACGTTTGGCATGGGCAATTACCATTCATAAAAGCCAAGGTATGACCTTGGAGGCAGCTGAGATTAATCTTAGCCATACTTTTGAGAAAGGTCAGGGTTATGTGGCTTTATCACGTTTAAAATCACTGACAGGGCTCAAGCTACTTGGTTTTAATGATCAGGCGCTTGAACTGGATAGTCTAGCAATCAAAGCAGATCGCCGTTTTCAGGAGTTGTCCACTGAAGCGGAAGCCAACTTTGAAAATATTGATTTAAGCACACAGCATAATGCCTTTATTCGGCATTGTGGTGGCACACTGAATGCCACTGAAATCGCCCGTAATGAAAAGAAAATCGCCAAAGGTGCAAAACAGAATTATGCCGCAGCGACCTTGGATGAAACCCGTACTTTATTTGAAGAAGGCTATGAAATTGAAGATATTGCACATGAGCGTGGTTTAACACCTGCAACGATCATCAATCATCTGGCGCGTTTACATAAAGAGCAGGGTTTGGATATTTCGGTCGCCAGTCCGGGTGATGAAGTGATTGAAGAAGTGCGGAAAATTTATAAGCGTTTGCATAAACGTAAAAATCCTGAACATTTTACTGATGACGGTTCGATTAAATTGCGTCCCATCGTGGAAGCCACCAGTCCGCGAATGGCCTATGATCAAGTCCGTTTAGCATTATTATTTATAGAATAG
- a CDS encoding 5-carboxymethyl-2-hydroxymuconate Delta-isomerase gives MPHLIANYSANLTGLDPHQLLKDANIALVETELFVAHDIKSRAFKDEVFLIGLNETEEAYIHLKLYLLSGRTQEQKQAVGTALLQRLEQKSYIQSELSYPIQLCVEVIDMPKEDYFKATIKD, from the coding sequence ATGCCGCATTTAATTGCAAACTATTCGGCTAATTTAACTGGGTTAGACCCACATCAATTATTAAAGGATGCGAATATCGCGTTAGTTGAAACGGAATTATTTGTCGCACATGATATTAAATCTCGTGCATTTAAGGATGAGGTATTTTTAATTGGTTTGAATGAAACAGAAGAAGCCTATATTCATTTAAAACTGTATTTATTGAGTGGCAGGACGCAGGAGCAAAAACAAGCCGTTGGTACGGCATTGTTGCAGCGATTGGAGCAAAAAAGCTATATCCAGTCTGAGCTCAGCTATCCGATTCAGCTTTGTGTAGAAGTGATTGATATGCCGAAAGAGGATTATTTTAAAGCGACTATTAAAGATTAA
- a CDS encoding porin, whose translation MKKALLLLSSMGVLANTPVWAADFSIGDPKTQSGELKLTGAIRTRYIHKDYIVEANEGSKNDDWRLADIKAVLSYENPDWIASMDVRCYQYDRLCDALFLKDAWAGYKFSDQQRLTVGLQSVDFGFGRLWGNSYYETLLNTVGLEDIQNLGVKYQFKDNLYNFILGFYPTDGGNYKGTSNDSSRYSGNFVRADDLTQGTDIDEKNMWVTRLSRKFELDQSQNFSTEIGGSYWYSELENHRTNKDGHRSTWNIFSTTNYQAWQWLFLAGEQDIKNADDLLPKSSTIGAFDYPYQVANKGKYMANEINYTFAKPFHQLENIKPYVSYSRFYKDESGYKDSDRLIAGLYFNYKKVGIQGEYIWSRNDPMTGSGADGLAQGDSNQWNKLFYLSLGYYF comes from the coding sequence ATGAAAAAAGCACTGCTTCTCTTGAGTTCAATGGGTGTCTTGGCAAATACGCCAGTCTGGGCAGCCGATTTCAGTATCGGGGACCCGAAAACACAATCGGGTGAACTGAAATTGACAGGCGCAATCCGTACCCGCTATATCCATAAAGACTATATTGTCGAAGCCAATGAAGGCTCTAAGAACGATGACTGGCGACTGGCTGATATCAAAGCGGTACTCAGTTATGAAAACCCAGACTGGATTGCATCGATGGATGTGCGTTGCTACCAGTACGATCGTTTATGTGATGCACTATTTTTAAAAGATGCTTGGGCAGGCTATAAATTCTCGGATCAGCAACGGTTGACAGTCGGTTTACAATCGGTTGATTTCGGCTTTGGACGACTCTGGGGCAATAGTTATTATGAAACTTTGCTGAATACCGTTGGGCTGGAAGACATTCAAAACCTTGGGGTGAAATACCAGTTTAAGGATAATCTGTATAACTTCATTCTCGGTTTTTACCCGACTGATGGAGGCAACTACAAAGGTACCTCCAATGATTCCAGTCGTTATAGCGGTAACTTTGTGCGGGCAGACGATTTGACTCAAGGTACCGATATTGATGAAAAGAACATGTGGGTGACGCGCTTATCTCGAAAGTTTGAGCTAGATCAATCGCAGAATTTCTCGACTGAAATTGGTGGGTCATATTGGTATTCAGAACTGGAAAATCATCGAACCAATAAAGATGGGCATCGTAGTACATGGAACATTTTTAGCACCACCAATTATCAGGCATGGCAATGGTTGTTCTTGGCAGGAGAGCAGGATATTAAAAATGCAGATGATCTTTTGCCAAAAAGTTCAACCATTGGCGCATTTGACTATCCTTATCAGGTCGCCAACAAAGGCAAATACATGGCCAATGAAATCAACTATACCTTTGCCAAGCCATTTCATCAGTTAGAAAATATTAAACCTTATGTGTCATATAGCCGTTTTTATAAAGACGAGTCGGGATACAAGGATTCTGATCGCCTAATTGCAGGCTTATATTTTAACTATAAAAAAGTCGGTATACAGGGCGAATATATCTGGAGTCGCAATGACCCAATGACGGGCAGTGGTGCAGATGGTCTGGCGCAAGGTGACAGCAATCAATGGAATAAATTGTTCTATTTATCGTTGGGTTATTATTTCTAA
- a CDS encoding DMT family transporter, with amino-acid sequence MSTAIFGLILLAATCHATWNAIVKAGTNKFLTTVLVTASAAVLAAILLPFFPMPHRESWPYILASTAIQILYFGMVAKIYRVADMGLTYPLMRGTAPMIVAVLGTLLLHEQLQFNAWLGIITISVGILSMILAASKTGRKGIGLALLNAVLIAGYTLLDGHGVRLAGSAIAYILWSFVLSGLIFFIFALKMQYHQMGAYFRHNWHLGLIGGIGSFFSYGLALWAMTLAPVAVVAALRETSILFATLISIFILKERINAVRIISSCIILIGALILRTA; translated from the coding sequence ATGAGCACGGCAATATTTGGCCTTATTTTACTTGCAGCGACATGTCATGCCACATGGAATGCCATTGTAAAAGCGGGGACAAATAAGTTTTTAACCACGGTACTGGTCACTGCATCCGCTGCCGTTTTAGCTGCGATATTGTTGCCCTTTTTCCCGATGCCACATCGCGAGAGTTGGCCTTATATTCTGGCTTCAACGGCAATACAAATTCTGTATTTTGGCATGGTGGCAAAAATCTATCGCGTTGCCGATATGGGCCTGACCTATCCCTTAATGCGTGGTACAGCACCAATGATTGTGGCCGTTTTAGGTACCTTGTTACTGCACGAACAATTACAATTCAATGCATGGCTAGGCATCATCACCATTTCCGTCGGCATTTTATCGATGATTCTGGCTGCATCCAAAACGGGACGCAAAGGCATTGGCCTGGCCTTACTCAATGCCGTGCTGATTGCAGGTTATACCTTGCTGGATGGGCATGGTGTTCGTCTTGCAGGATCGGCAATTGCCTATATTTTATGGAGTTTCGTGCTTTCAGGACTGATCTTTTTTATCTTTGCCCTGAAAATGCAATATCATCAGATGGGTGCATATTTTCGACATAATTGGCACTTAGGTTTAATCGGTGGAATCGGTTCTTTTTTCTCTTATGGTTTGGCACTGTGGGCGATGACGCTTGCACCCGTTGCCGTTGTGGCCGCATTACGTGAAACCTCGATTTTATTTGCTACGCTGATTTCAATTTTTATTCTAAAAGAACGCATCAATGCAGTACGGATTATCTCCTCGTGTATTATTTTAATCGGGGCACTGATCTTAAGAACTGCCTAA
- a CDS encoding LysR family transcriptional regulator, with amino-acid sequence MNNLPNLSDLKVFCTVAKRKSFVDSAEELGASPAFISKRINILETNLNCKLFHRSTRHVSLTEDGKLILDRVSNILDEFDEISELVNNPLSTPTGHLDIVSSFGFGRKHVAPILSKLMTMYPKLEIQFDTIDNTKDLIQHSIDLDIRIGNEIAPNMIAKKLLSNFRIFCAAPSYLLQQGMPESLEDLRNHDCLTISERDQSSVLWKLRHPSEDRSVHVTPRFISNNGEIIHQLAIEGRGIILRSIWDVADELISGQLQHILHEYWQDADVWAVYPSRLKSSSKLQTCILFIQNELINRLQHIQNLNRGQLIQPIEPINPNTEKVFL; translated from the coding sequence GTGAATAATCTACCTAACCTATCGGATTTAAAGGTTTTTTGCACAGTCGCCAAACGCAAGAGTTTTGTCGATTCAGCTGAGGAGCTGGGTGCTTCACCTGCATTTATCAGTAAACGTATCAATATTTTAGAAACCAATCTGAACTGTAAACTGTTCCATCGCAGTACCCGCCATGTCAGTTTGACCGAAGATGGCAAACTGATTCTGGATCGAGTCTCCAATATTCTGGATGAATTTGATGAAATCAGTGAGCTGGTCAATAACCCCTTAAGCACGCCCACAGGTCATCTCGACATTGTCAGTAGCTTCGGTTTTGGCCGTAAACATGTTGCGCCAATTCTGTCTAAATTGATGACCATGTACCCAAAACTGGAAATTCAGTTTGATACCATCGACAACACCAAAGACCTGATTCAACACAGTATTGATTTGGATATCCGCATTGGTAATGAAATTGCCCCGAATATGATTGCCAAAAAACTGCTGTCTAATTTCAGGATTTTCTGTGCTGCACCTAGCTATTTGTTACAACAAGGCATGCCTGAAAGTCTGGAAGATTTACGCAACCACGATTGCCTGACCATTAGTGAACGTGACCAATCCTCGGTATTATGGAAATTACGTCATCCTTCGGAAGATCGGTCGGTACACGTCACACCACGCTTCATTTCCAATAATGGCGAAATTATTCATCAATTGGCGATTGAAGGGCGTGGCATTATCTTACGTTCGATTTGGGATGTGGCAGATGAATTGATTAGCGGTCAGTTACAGCATATTTTGCATGAATACTGGCAAGACGCCGATGTATGGGCGGTCTATCCTTCACGTTTAAAAAGCTCATCTAAATTACAGACTTGTATCCTGTTTATTCAAAATGAACTAATCAACCGTTTACAGCACATCCAGAACCTAAACCGTGGTCAGTTGATACAACCGATTGAACCGATCAATCCAAATACTGAGAAAGTATTTCTATAA
- a CDS encoding tartrate dehydrogenase encodes MAKKYKVATIAGDGIGLEVLPEGIKVVKAAADKYGIQLQMDSFDWASCDYYLEHGKMMPENWFEVLQQYDAIFFGAVGWPEKVPDHISLWGSLLQFRRRFDQYVNLRPVRLMPGVKCPLAGKQPGDIDFYVVRENSEGEYSAIGGKAFEGTDREFVLQEAVFTRHGVDRILKYAFEFADQREAKKITAATKSNGIAVSMPYWDERVDEMAKHYPQIKADKQHVDILAARFVLQPERFDVVVASNLFGDILSDLGPACTGTIGLAASANLNPERKFPSLFEPVHGSAPDIYGQQIANPIAAIWSGAMMLDFLADGDEQVIQAGQEIMQAIEHVLVHGPKTPDVGGTAKTYEVGDAIASCVTEQKMDLFAME; translated from the coding sequence ATGGCAAAAAAGTATAAAGTTGCCACGATTGCGGGTGATGGGATTGGTTTAGAAGTTCTACCAGAAGGGATTAAGGTTGTAAAGGCAGCAGCAGACAAATATGGCATTCAACTTCAAATGGATAGCTTCGATTGGGCCAGCTGTGATTACTACCTTGAACACGGCAAAATGATGCCAGAAAACTGGTTTGAAGTCTTGCAGCAATATGATGCAATTTTCTTTGGTGCAGTGGGTTGGCCTGAAAAGGTGCCTGATCACATTTCACTGTGGGGATCATTACTCCAGTTCCGACGTCGTTTTGATCAGTATGTGAATTTACGCCCTGTTCGGTTAATGCCTGGGGTGAAATGCCCACTGGCAGGCAAACAACCGGGTGATATCGATTTTTATGTGGTGCGTGAAAACAGTGAAGGTGAGTATTCTGCGATTGGTGGTAAAGCCTTTGAAGGCACTGACCGTGAGTTTGTCTTGCAGGAAGCAGTGTTTACTCGTCATGGTGTCGATCGCATCTTAAAATATGCCTTTGAATTTGCCGATCAGCGTGAGGCTAAAAAAATCACGGCTGCAACTAAATCCAATGGTATTGCAGTCAGCATGCCGTACTGGGATGAACGTGTCGATGAAATGGCAAAACACTATCCACAGATCAAGGCAGATAAACAGCATGTCGATATTTTAGCGGCACGTTTTGTTCTTCAGCCTGAGCGTTTTGATGTGGTGGTGGCATCGAATTTATTTGGTGACATCTTGTCTGATTTAGGCCCTGCATGTACAGGCACCATTGGTTTGGCTGCTTCGGCCAACCTCAACCCTGAACGTAAGTTCCCGTCATTGTTTGAACCTGTGCATGGTTCAGCACCCGATATTTACGGACAGCAAATTGCCAATCCGATTGCAGCGATTTGGTCAGGTGCCATGATGCTGGATTTCTTGGCAGATGGAGATGAACAAGTCATTCAGGCAGGGCAGGAAATCATGCAAGCGATTGAGCATGTGTTGGTGCATGGCCCTAAAACGCCTGATGTCGGTGGAACTGCTAAGACCTATGAAGTGGGAGATGCGATTGCATCCTGCGTGACTGAGCAAAAAATGGATTTATTCGCGATGGAGTAA
- a CDS encoding BCCT family transporter: MDMDNQITKPYTDKTLAITSLAVVFTSVAGLAIYSSESIQLAAKWMQWTTSVFTTPVLLFAFLSIIFTFGLAFSKYGKIKLGEGKPQYSTMSWIFMFILSGIGSSTLYWGFLDWAYYYQTPGLNLVPESAEALKYSVAYSFFHSGLSAWSIYALASISLCYSYHVRKNKGLSLASMVEAVTGFKATGPVGRVVDLMFLLCMFGALTISLVLTAVTFTNILSQLTGIPNTFMTKVIIILAVSILFALSSYVGMDKGMQRLSHMVCLGVVLFAIYVLCFGPTQFIMNNSLMSFGLMATNFVDMSLFTDPMGDGKFTREWTVFYWLWWISYAPGVALFVTRVSKGRTIKEVILAMVIGGSVGLWFIFGVFENYSVHSFIHGIVNVPQILSQQGGEVAIGQLLGLLPAGKLMMWLFLGIMVIFLAAHMDAVGYAVSATCTRGLSEGQDPSPNARLFWCLMLTLVPIAMIFSKAPLDTMKTATIVTALPFIVIILVQTYGLVKWLIEDYSKVPSHLIEQSSFSDLEALEHTDPNQQMQIDIAATALAHKSSQKELL, from the coding sequence ATAGATATGGATAATCAAATTACAAAGCCTTATACAGATAAGACGCTTGCGATCACCAGTCTTGCCGTTGTATTTACATCGGTGGCTGGGTTGGCAATCTACTCATCTGAATCAATACAACTGGCTGCAAAATGGATGCAGTGGACCACGTCGGTGTTTACCACGCCAGTCCTGTTATTTGCTTTTTTATCAATTATTTTTACCTTCGGTTTGGCCTTTAGTAAATACGGCAAAATCAAGCTTGGTGAAGGTAAGCCTCAATACAGCACTATGTCATGGATTTTCATGTTCATTTTGTCGGGGATTGGATCATCTACCTTGTACTGGGGATTTCTAGACTGGGCCTATTACTACCAAACTCCGGGGTTGAATTTAGTCCCTGAATCGGCGGAAGCCCTTAAATACAGCGTGGCTTATTCTTTCTTTCACTCAGGTTTAAGTGCATGGTCGATCTATGCTTTGGCATCGATTTCACTGTGCTATAGCTATCATGTCAGAAAGAATAAAGGGCTGAGCTTAGCCTCAATGGTAGAAGCCGTCACTGGCTTTAAAGCGACAGGACCCGTTGGACGTGTGGTCGACCTGATGTTCTTGCTGTGTATGTTTGGTGCTTTAACCATTTCACTGGTTTTGACTGCGGTCACCTTTACCAACATTCTGTCGCAGCTGACGGGTATTCCGAATACCTTCATGACCAAAGTCATCATTATTTTAGCGGTATCCATCCTATTCGCACTGAGCTCTTATGTCGGTATGGATAAAGGCATGCAACGTTTGAGTCATATGGTGTGTTTGGGCGTGGTGCTGTTTGCGATCTATGTGCTGTGCTTTGGACCAACCCAATTCATTATGAATAATTCATTGATGAGTTTTGGCCTGATGGCGACTAACTTTGTCGATATGAGTCTGTTTACCGATCCGATGGGAGATGGAAAGTTCACCCGTGAATGGACCGTGTTCTACTGGTTATGGTGGATTTCTTATGCACCAGGTGTGGCGTTATTTGTAACTCGTGTCTCCAAAGGACGCACCATTAAAGAAGTGATTCTTGCCATGGTCATCGGTGGTAGTGTTGGTTTATGGTTCATCTTTGGGGTATTTGAAAATTACAGCGTTCACAGCTTTATTCACGGCATAGTCAATGTTCCACAAATCTTGAGCCAGCAAGGTGGTGAAGTGGCAATTGGTCAACTGTTGGGCTTATTGCCAGCAGGCAAGCTGATGATGTGGTTGTTCCTTGGCATTATGGTGATTTTCCTTGCAGCACATATGGATGCGGTGGGATATGCGGTTTCTGCAACCTGTACCCGTGGTTTAAGTGAAGGGCAAGATCCATCTCCGAATGCGCGCTTGTTTTGGTGTCTGATGTTAACCCTGGTACCGATTGCGATGATTTTCTCTAAGGCACCTTTAGACACCATGAAAACTGCCACCATTGTGACTGCCTTACCGTTTATTGTGATTATTCTGGTACAGACCTATGGCTTGGTGAAATGGTTGATTGAGGATTATTCCAAAGTGCCATCGCATTTGATTGAACAGAGCAGTTTTAGTGACTTGGAAGCGCTTGAGCATACTGACCCAAATCAACAGATGCAGATTGATATTGCGGCAACCGCACTGGCACATAAAAGCAGTCAAAAGGAATTGTTATGA
- a CDS encoding alpha/beta hydrolase, with protein sequence MTAQPNMRYELSEEMQSLVYWSSIYSAADNDIDSIRAAYDAMCLHYTLPRDGTVNIEDKTITHATHPVNVRLYSPLGQVPEEGWPCVLYLHGGGWMVGNLDSHEFITRYLCRDLNVAVLSVDYRLVPEHHFPAAYQDCEMVYHWLRAHGADWDIDSTQIVLAGDSAGGNLAAALAVQLQHTGVQACGLALIYPCLGSSFDTASCQQHADAPLLTLEEMHYYLNEYAPNASDWQDTRLAPLLAEDFSDMPHSFVAVAEYDPLCDDGRIFVDKLKQANVAAEFYLGKGLLHGSLRLVRDCPVVQDLYQHMLNSLKQMFK encoded by the coding sequence ATGACAGCACAGCCGAACATGCGCTATGAGTTAAGCGAAGAAATGCAAAGTCTGGTGTATTGGAGCAGCATTTATTCAGCAGCGGATAACGATATTGATTCAATTCGTGCAGCCTATGATGCGATGTGCCTGCATTACACCTTGCCACGCGATGGCACGGTGAATATTGAAGATAAAACCATTACGCATGCGACTCATCCAGTCAATGTTCGGTTGTATTCACCATTGGGCCAAGTACCAGAGGAAGGTTGGCCTTGTGTGTTGTATCTGCATGGTGGCGGCTGGATGGTGGGGAATTTGGACTCACATGAATTTATCACCCGCTATTTATGTCGTGATCTGAATGTTGCGGTACTGAGTGTCGATTATCGTTTGGTGCCAGAACATCATTTTCCAGCCGCTTATCAAGACTGTGAAATGGTCTATCACTGGCTCCGCGCGCATGGAGCAGACTGGGACATTGATTCAACGCAGATTGTATTAGCTGGCGACAGTGCAGGAGGCAATTTAGCTGCGGCATTGGCGGTTCAGTTACAACATACAGGCGTGCAGGCATGTGGTTTGGCTTTGATCTATCCATGTTTGGGCAGCAGTTTTGATACCGCATCTTGCCAGCAGCATGCAGATGCACCGTTACTGACACTCGAGGAAATGCATTATTACTTAAACGAATATGCACCGAATGCAAGCGATTGGCAGGACACACGTTTAGCACCACTTTTGGCAGAAGATTTCAGTGATATGCCACACAGCTTTGTTGCGGTGGCGGAATATGATCCGCTGTGTGATGACGGACGTATTTTTGTGGACAAGTTAAAGCAAGCCAATGTTGCAGCTGAGTTTTATCTCGGCAAAGGATTACTGCATGGCAGTTTACGTTTAGTACGGGACTGTCCTGTAGTACAGGATTTATATCAGCACATGCTGAATTCGTTAAAGCAAATGTTCAAGTGA